A genomic segment from Candidatus Neomarinimicrobiota bacterium encodes:
- a CDS encoding BamA/TamA family outer membrane protein, whose product MKRYTPHLVFLMILIGITQSAALGQGVIKVESEGGYESLGSVSSALDTVSGSAEFRPKKYAARYTWEKAISLPVEIVYIPIGLFFEGTKATIKFVDESKLIPRLRYLLTCDDGSCGVIPTYNSLSGGGIKIYQKGWLVPNSKLDLSLSAGPNRRQAYQLRFRSNKLFKKEISSDYRIRYRMLPDERYFFLNNETDETVETNFAHEQFTGEASFAREFGNGHKLNFIFGLNVNGILEGRGKMSDPTSEFFSKETLLGLGDKVKLIRLELGAQHDSKNRPGNPSGGIEARATAGIYSQIGDDKFGFWKGTFDFKHFINLFYDRVLMLRIAGEMTEPVSSREIPFYYLSELGRNGTIRGFERGRFRDRDMVLGSLEYRYPIWSKGIDALLFLDAGKVSPDIINDDSRNEFNLSYGTGIRIWSTEGLVSKLEIGWSADGMRIHFGLN is encoded by the coding sequence ATGAAAAGATACACACCACATCTCGTTTTTTTAATGATACTAATAGGAATTACACAGAGCGCTGCATTAGGTCAGGGGGTAATAAAAGTTGAGAGCGAGGGCGGATATGAATCCTTGGGCAGTGTTTCATCAGCTCTTGACACTGTCTCAGGCTCGGCTGAATTCAGGCCTAAAAAATATGCAGCGAGATATACATGGGAAAAAGCAATATCGCTTCCAGTAGAAATCGTTTATATACCGATAGGACTGTTTTTCGAAGGGACGAAGGCGACAATAAAGTTTGTGGATGAATCTAAACTGATACCAAGATTGAGATATTTACTTACATGTGATGACGGCAGCTGTGGCGTCATACCTACCTATAATTCCCTCTCCGGTGGTGGAATCAAAATATATCAAAAGGGATGGCTCGTTCCGAATTCGAAATTAGACCTTTCACTTTCTGCCGGTCCGAACCGCAGGCAAGCTTACCAGCTGCGTTTCAGAAGCAATAAGTTGTTCAAAAAAGAAATATCTTCAGATTATCGAATACGTTATAGGATGTTACCGGATGAAAGATATTTTTTCTTAAACAACGAAACCGATGAAACCGTTGAAACCAATTTTGCACACGAACAATTTACCGGTGAGGCGAGTTTCGCGAGAGAGTTCGGAAATGGACACAAGCTAAACTTTATTTTCGGTCTGAACGTCAACGGTATACTGGAGGGTAGAGGCAAGATGAGTGACCCGACCTCAGAATTCTTCTCGAAAGAAACCCTTTTAGGATTGGGTGATAAAGTGAAATTGATCCGGTTGGAATTGGGGGCGCAGCATGATTCAAAAAACAGACCCGGAAATCCATCAGGGGGGATAGAAGCTCGAGCGACTGCCGGTATTTATTCTCAGATAGGTGATGATAAGTTCGGCTTTTGGAAGGGTACTTTTGATTTCAAGCATTTCATAAATCTCTTTTATGATCGGGTTCTGATGCTTCGTATAGCCGGCGAAATGACAGAGCCTGTTTCGAGCAGGGAAATTCCATTTTATTATTTGAGCGAGCTCGGTCGAAACGGGACAATAAGAGGATTTGAGCGTGGAAGGTTTCGTGACCGGGACATGGTTCTTGGTTCCCTGGAATACCGCTATCCGATATGGTCAAAAGGGATTGATGCTTTGTTATTCTTGGATGCGGGTAAAGTCTCTCCGGATATTATTAACGACGATTCAAGGAATGAATTTAACCTCAGTTACGGCACGGGAATCCGAATTTGGAGTACGGAAGGATTGGTATCGAAACTCGAGATCGGATGGAGCGCTGACGGCATGCGCATTCATTTTGGTTTAAACTGA